One genomic region from Oceanispirochaeta sp. M1 encodes:
- a CDS encoding sialidase family protein — protein MKKSLLFLLLSASFLLLSCQTEYDDLDDSDVAGRSKIHWVESSLRKVSALSNTFISLSYPRLEELNDGSLLLVYESVSHKKVMLSKSVDGGYSWSEATVVFSGVNQINPSVPEIIELSEGTLLMAVNYRPEEPYSVGRNFSIAVKISRDSGESWGVSNVLYEGGHEFENGCWEPSFLELPGGEIQLYFADEAPYTNSDEQNISILRSFDKGLSWSREPEIVSFREGGRDGMPVPLFLEDRNQIILGIEDKNVGAFKPSILTEGLVDSWRPLVVSYDYRRSYMPLATEVSDSVYMGAPYLQRLPSGEVLLSMQTNYERGGDWDLSHQMVLVGDASGQDFAHPSYPFAVPLDKRALWNSIEVLSDGRIIALTSTNAYSDDGSVEIWIIDGYAQ, from the coding sequence ATGAAAAAAAGTTTACTTTTTCTCCTTTTGTCAGCCTCTTTTCTCCTTTTATCATGCCAGACTGAATATGATGACCTGGACGACAGCGATGTAGCGGGACGCAGCAAGATTCACTGGGTAGAGTCCAGTCTCAGGAAGGTGTCAGCTCTATCAAATACATTTATTTCTCTCAGCTATCCCAGATTGGAAGAACTGAATGACGGCAGCCTTCTCCTTGTGTATGAATCTGTCAGTCATAAAAAAGTGATGCTGTCTAAGAGTGTGGACGGTGGTTACAGCTGGTCCGAAGCCACCGTTGTATTCTCAGGGGTCAATCAAATAAATCCTTCGGTTCCCGAAATTATTGAGCTCTCAGAGGGGACCCTGCTTATGGCGGTCAACTACAGGCCCGAAGAACCCTATTCTGTGGGACGTAATTTTTCTATTGCGGTCAAAATCAGCAGGGATAGTGGAGAGAGCTGGGGTGTGAGCAATGTCCTCTATGAAGGGGGACATGAGTTTGAAAACGGTTGCTGGGAACCGAGTTTTCTGGAGTTGCCAGGTGGTGAAATCCAGCTCTATTTTGCAGATGAAGCTCCCTATACCAATTCGGATGAACAGAATATCTCTATATTACGATCTTTTGATAAGGGGCTGAGCTGGAGCCGGGAACCTGAGATTGTCAGCTTCAGAGAGGGCGGTCGGGACGGTATGCCTGTGCCCCTTTTTCTGGAGGATAGAAATCAGATTATTCTGGGTATCGAAGATAAAAATGTAGGAGCATTCAAGCCTTCTATTTTAACTGAGGGCCTGGTCGACAGCTGGCGTCCTCTGGTCGTATCTTATGATTACAGAAGAAGTTATATGCCTCTGGCTACTGAGGTTTCTGACAGTGTCTATATGGGAGCACCCTATCTGCAGAGACTCCCCTCGGGAGAGGTCCTTCTCTCTATGCAGACCAATTATGAGAGGGGAGGGGACTGGGATCTGAGCCATCAGATGGTCCTGGTGGGAGATGCCTCGGGTCAGGACTTTGCACACCCCTCCTATCCCTTTGCTGTCCCTTTAGACAAGAGAGCGTTGTGGAACTCTATTGAAGTTCTCAGTGATGGCAGAATCATTGCCCTTACGTCGACCAATGCCTATTCTGATGACGGTTCTGTTGAGATCTGGATCATTGATGGTTACGCCCAATAG
- a CDS encoding ATP-binding protein, whose translation MIKRKIVDELRHWAKKENRKPLILRGARQVGKTTAVEMFSHDFEQYIYLNLEQKADRDLFEQDLPVDKVLEAVFFLKDSDPDEKSTLLFIDEIHNSTKAVSMLRYLYEEAEDLFVVCAGSLLEVYLDKEQISFPVGRVEFLYMHPLTFEEYLRARNQKAVFDLFQSVPVPDYAHDKILELFHEYSLIGGMPEICAEYLKHHDLSRLAPIYESLLISYTDDAAKYASGRSMYQVIRHIIETSPMEAGKRMKFQGFGNSSYRSRESGEAFRILERSMLISLSYPVTDFDYPLIPNKKKSPRLQFLDTGLLNYYSGIQKQLLNPKDLNSLYRGRIAEHIVGQEILAKEIISFRKPVFWVRENSGASSEIDFILQYGKYPVPVEVKSGKTGRLRSLHYYMEHSKQTVAVRLYADKILKQEIDTPGGSKYTLWNLPYYLAGKIMDYLEYSEIEDQNT comes from the coding sequence ATGATAAAACGAAAAATTGTCGATGAGTTGAGGCATTGGGCAAAAAAAGAGAATCGGAAACCTCTTATTTTGAGAGGAGCCCGTCAGGTGGGAAAAACCACAGCTGTAGAAATGTTCTCTCATGATTTTGAGCAGTATATATACCTAAATCTGGAACAGAAAGCTGATCGAGATCTTTTTGAACAGGATCTGCCGGTGGATAAAGTACTGGAGGCAGTCTTTTTTTTAAAAGACTCTGACCCCGACGAGAAGTCGACATTGTTATTTATTGATGAAATACACAATTCTACCAAAGCAGTTAGTATGCTTCGATATTTATATGAAGAGGCAGAGGATCTGTTTGTTGTATGTGCCGGATCTCTTCTGGAAGTATATCTAGATAAGGAACAGATCAGTTTTCCAGTTGGTCGAGTTGAATTTTTGTATATGCATCCTCTTACGTTTGAAGAATATCTGAGAGCCCGAAATCAGAAAGCTGTGTTTGATTTGTTTCAGTCTGTACCTGTTCCTGATTATGCACATGATAAAATTCTTGAACTATTCCATGAATATTCTCTGATTGGAGGTATGCCGGAAATTTGTGCAGAATACCTGAAGCATCACGACTTAAGCCGGCTGGCACCCATTTATGAATCTCTTCTTATTTCCTACACAGATGATGCTGCTAAATATGCCTCTGGTCGTTCGATGTATCAGGTGATTAGACATATCATTGAAACATCACCTATGGAGGCTGGAAAAAGGATGAAATTCCAGGGTTTTGGGAATTCTTCTTACCGTTCCAGGGAAAGTGGAGAAGCCTTCAGAATACTTGAGAGATCAATGCTTATTTCCCTTTCTTATCCGGTTACTGATTTTGATTATCCCTTAATTCCTAATAAAAAAAAATCACCCCGATTGCAGTTTCTAGATACAGGATTGCTGAATTATTATTCGGGGATTCAGAAGCAGCTACTAAATCCAAAGGATTTAAATAGTCTCTATCGTGGGAGAATCGCCGAGCATATTGTCGGGCAGGAAATCCTTGCCAAAGAAATCATTTCGTTCAGGAAACCGGTGTTTTGGGTTAGAGAGAATTCGGGAGCCAGTTCTGAAATAGATTTTATTCTACAATACGGGAAATATCCTGTCCCTGTGGAGGTGAAATCCGGCAAAACAGGCAGGTTGCGATCACTACATTACTATATGGAACACTCAAAGCAGACTGTCGCTGTCAGGCTGTATGCTGATAAAATTCTAAAACAGGAAATTGATACTCCCGGGGGCTCTAAATACACCTTATGGAATCTTCCCTATTATTTAGCAGGTAAGATTATGGATTATCTCGAATATTCTGAAATAGAAGATCAAAATACCTAA
- the glf gene encoding UDP-galactopyranose mutase encodes MFNSIDVIVAGAGISGLTAARKLADEGKKVLVIEAKRKIGGHCHDFINDHGILVQPFGPHIFHTDKQRVWDFLSRFTEWFSYHHTVGGFIDGQLIPIPFNLNTLHALLPASLSNKIEEKLLKQFSLGERVPILRLRESEDEDLQFLARFVYEKIFLNYTLKQWGGKRPEDLDDSVSARVPVVISRDDRYFDDQYQGIPLKGFSPLLENMADHPNIHMLLNTDASKMVTLKEGKTWLNNKLFTGQYIYTGPIDELFHSCHGELPYRSTRIVFESFPFEGSFQKKGVVNYPNNYDFTRVTEFKHFQRNPVNSYTTVCREYPTPYIKGVNNPFYVIDSEENRALYQKYQDDVKGYNNIHTLGRLGEYRYYDMDDAVQAALSLTEGL; translated from the coding sequence GTGTTTAATTCTATAGATGTCATCGTCGCCGGAGCGGGGATAAGCGGTCTGACGGCCGCACGCAAACTGGCGGATGAGGGCAAAAAGGTCCTTGTCATAGAGGCCAAAAGAAAGATCGGCGGCCATTGCCATGATTTCATCAATGATCACGGCATTCTGGTGCAGCCCTTCGGCCCCCATATCTTCCATACCGACAAGCAGAGGGTCTGGGATTTTCTCTCCCGTTTTACCGAGTGGTTTTCCTACCATCATACGGTGGGGGGCTTCATAGACGGACAGCTCATCCCCATTCCCTTTAATCTGAATACTCTCCATGCCCTGTTGCCGGCTTCCCTTTCAAATAAGATAGAGGAGAAGTTATTAAAACAATTTTCCCTGGGAGAGCGGGTTCCCATTCTCAGGCTCAGAGAGTCAGAGGACGAGGACCTGCAGTTCCTGGCCCGTTTTGTGTATGAGAAGATCTTTTTAAACTACACCCTCAAGCAGTGGGGCGGCAAACGCCCGGAGGACCTGGATGACTCTGTATCGGCAAGGGTTCCGGTCGTCATCTCAAGAGATGACCGCTACTTCGATGATCAGTACCAGGGCATCCCCTTAAAGGGTTTTTCTCCTCTATTGGAGAATATGGCGGACCACCCCAATATACATATGCTTTTAAACACAGATGCATCAAAGATGGTCACCCTCAAGGAGGGGAAGACCTGGCTCAACAATAAACTATTTACGGGCCAGTATATCTACACAGGCCCCATAGACGAGCTGTTTCACTCCTGTCATGGAGAATTGCCCTACCGCTCAACACGCATTGTGTTTGAGAGCTTTCCCTTTGAGGGTTCCTTTCAGAAAAAAGGGGTGGTGAACTACCCCAACAACTACGACTTTACCCGTGTTACGGAGTTTAAGCATTTTCAGCGGAATCCGGTTAACAGCTACACAACTGTCTGCCGGGAGTATCCCACGCCCTACATAAAGGGAGTAAACAACCCTTTTTATGTCATAGACAGTGAAGAGAACAGAGCACTCTATCAGAAGTACCAGGACGATGTGAAAGGATATAACAACATTCACACCCTGGGTCGCCTGGGAGAGTACCGTTATTACGATATGGATGATGCCGTACAAGCGGCGTTGTCATTAACAGAAGGGCTCTAA
- a CDS encoding ABC transporter permease — MISLKRFCLDLKKYRHYIAFSVKSSLKAELSNTVLGYLWWLLDPMLHMVVYTFLVQFIFQRATPAFPLYVFCALLPWKVATTLMSSSTNCIRANASIIKQVYLPKFTLPLVLLMTNSIKLIFGFLLLLGMLVLYEIPFTWHIIEFLPAFIVFALFYYSLSLFFTHVGVLFEDMTHLISYLIMFWFFSSPGIWSMDQIPAGFENILWFNPNVTFFVSFRNALMYGQHPLYQELGYWLIASLFLLSLGIPMLYKSDKNYSKVI, encoded by the coding sequence TTGATCAGTTTAAAACGCTTTTGCCTGGATCTTAAAAAATACAGACACTATATAGCCTTCTCAGTAAAATCCAGTTTAAAGGCGGAATTAAGCAACACCGTTCTTGGCTACCTCTGGTGGCTTTTAGATCCAATGCTTCATATGGTTGTCTATACTTTCCTCGTTCAATTCATATTTCAAAGAGCCACACCGGCGTTTCCTCTGTATGTCTTTTGTGCTCTGTTGCCTTGGAAAGTTGCAACAACCTTAATGTCTAGTAGTACAAATTGTATTCGAGCAAATGCCAGCATCATTAAACAGGTCTACTTACCGAAATTTACGCTGCCTCTTGTATTATTAATGACAAACTCAATAAAACTAATATTCGGATTTCTTCTTTTACTGGGAATGTTGGTACTATATGAAATCCCCTTTACCTGGCATATCATTGAGTTTCTGCCGGCATTTATAGTATTTGCCCTGTTTTATTACTCTCTATCCCTCTTTTTCACACATGTCGGTGTCCTTTTTGAAGATATGACTCATCTTATCAGTTACCTGATTATGTTCTGGTTCTTTTCATCTCCCGGTATTTGGAGCATGGATCAAATTCCAGCCGGATTTGAAAACATTCTCTGGTTTAATCCCAATGTGACATTTTTTGTGAGTTTTAGAAATGCACTGATGTATGGTCAACATCCTCTTTACCAGGAGTTGGGTTATTGGCTTATTGCGAGTCTATTCCTTTTATCTTTAGGAATTCCAATGCTCTATAAATCAGACAAAAACTATAGCAAGGTGATCTAA
- a CDS encoding sensor histidine kinase, with translation MLEQIVSVQKLTVDAFLLGEDGKVALNDQLILDVIEDIDFSIERKSFAIVQGKLWEIEPLITQYRQSDISTRGETVFYLHKAIMELSLHLSEILNQRLKMFRMLFFLMNTAIFLHFAVSLFSLLANQKLREKEKRDREFLETANSFRIKERHQVAEILHDRILQDVAVLYMNPDLSNNSDLKESINNITDNMRTVINSLEPLHLKTVGVTAAFQDFIQNFQSTNLKISITGSMDESLLAYEKQYDLYVSLQQLVMNVKAHAEASELTIDFNQDESGIKVTVRDNGYGFPIPHNLKAYAELGLSLGIMENRFEHYGGKMNIESISGAGTTVRLQMPNN, from the coding sequence TTGCTTGAGCAAATTGTTTCTGTTCAAAAATTGACTGTGGATGCCTTTCTCCTGGGTGAAGATGGAAAGGTCGCATTGAATGATCAGTTAATTCTGGATGTCATTGAGGATATTGACTTCTCAATTGAAAGAAAATCATTTGCCATTGTTCAGGGTAAGCTGTGGGAGATTGAACCACTGATCACTCAATACAGGCAATCGGATATTTCTACCCGGGGTGAGACCGTATTTTATCTGCATAAGGCTATAATGGAGCTTTCTTTGCATCTGAGTGAAATTCTAAACCAGAGGCTTAAGATGTTTAGAATGCTGTTTTTTCTAATGAATACAGCTATTTTTCTCCATTTCGCTGTGAGTCTGTTCTCTCTGCTGGCAAACCAGAAACTCCGGGAGAAAGAGAAACGGGACAGGGAATTTCTGGAAACTGCCAATTCATTCAGAATTAAAGAGCGGCATCAGGTTGCCGAAATTCTTCATGATCGTATCCTTCAGGATGTGGCAGTCCTCTATATGAATCCCGATCTCAGCAATAATTCTGATTTAAAGGAATCAATAAACAATATTACCGATAATATGCGTACCGTCATAAACAGTCTTGAACCTCTCCATCTCAAGACAGTGGGTGTGACAGCAGCCTTTCAGGATTTTATTCAGAATTTTCAATCAACGAACTTAAAAATCAGCATAACAGGCAGCATGGATGAGAGCCTGCTTGCTTATGAAAAACAGTATGATCTCTATGTTTCTCTGCAGCAGCTTGTAATGAACGTGAAAGCACATGCAGAGGCCTCAGAGCTTACTATTGATTTTAATCAGGATGAATCCGGTATTAAGGTGACGGTCAGAGATAACGGATATGGTTTTCCTATTCCCCATAATCTGAAGGCTTATGCAGAGCTGGGGCTTTCACTGGGGATTATGGAGAACCGTTTTGAGCATTACGGTGGTAAGATGAATATAGAAAGCATCTCCGGGGCTGGAACAACTGTTCGCTTACAGATGCCGAATAACTAA
- a CDS encoding helix-turn-helix domain-containing protein yields MEINTKRLLTVADVAAYLQLSEKTVLGLIKKKEIPCMKIANQWRFSYPELNEWLTVKTQNEMKKESGDIDK; encoded by the coding sequence TTGGAAATAAACACAAAAAGACTCTTAACAGTCGCAGATGTTGCGGCGTATTTACAGCTATCTGAAAAGACAGTTCTCGGACTGATTAAAAAGAAAGAAATTCCCTGTATGAAAATTGCCAATCAATGGCGCTTCTCCTATCCGGAACTGAATGAATGGCTGACAGTAAAAACTCAAAACGAAATGAAAAAAGAAAGCGGAGACATAGATAAATGA
- a CDS encoding ABC transporter ATP-binding protein, translating into MSEYREPILEVENLRLKYSFYKSQPLKEVMLKRNRKKKNEFEALKGVSFKLEHGTNLGVIGSNGSGKSTLLRVLANTLTPDSGKIINRAKSVSLLSLGVGFKPELSGHENIYLCGLLLGLSQKELDARMDEIINFSEIGEFISNPVRTYSSGMRSKLAFSIAVNVDPDLLLIDELFSVGDERFREKSKKKMEEMILDDRTVVMVSHNTTMIKQYCQKVLWIEEGILKGFGDPNTVVNNYLDFMN; encoded by the coding sequence ATGAGTGAATACAGAGAACCTATTCTAGAAGTTGAAAATTTACGACTTAAATATTCATTCTATAAATCACAGCCATTAAAGGAAGTGATGCTTAAAAGAAACAGAAAAAAGAAGAATGAATTTGAAGCACTTAAAGGTGTTTCATTCAAACTGGAACATGGCACAAACCTGGGTGTTATCGGTTCTAATGGTTCCGGGAAATCGACCCTCTTAAGAGTCCTTGCCAACACTCTTACTCCGGACAGTGGGAAAATTATAAACAGAGCCAAATCAGTTTCACTTCTCAGTCTGGGTGTGGGCTTCAAACCTGAACTTTCTGGCCATGAGAATATTTATCTTTGTGGACTCCTATTAGGACTATCCCAAAAAGAGCTGGATGCAAGGATGGATGAGATCATTAACTTCTCTGAAATCGGAGAGTTTATCTCAAACCCGGTTAGAACATATTCATCAGGAATGAGATCAAAGCTTGCTTTCTCTATAGCAGTCAATGTTGATCCTGACCTCCTCCTAATTGATGAATTATTCAGTGTAGGAGATGAAAGGTTTAGGGAAAAAAGTAAGAAGAAGATGGAAGAGATGATCCTCGATGACCGGACAGTGGTTATGGTCTCACATAACACAACCATGATTAAACAGTACTGTCAGAAGGTTTTGTGGATTGAAGAGGGAATATTAAAAGGTTTCGGTGATCCTAATACTGTTGTAAATAATTATTTAGACTTTATGAATTGA
- the glf gene encoding UDP-galactopyranose mutase — protein sequence MKKKEYLIVGAGLFGIVLAEQLSKAGNKVIIIDKRPHIGGNCFDKYDKETNILYHVYGPHIFHIEDENILNYVKKFTNFNHYFHQVLTTYKDRIYQMPINLETINSFYGLNLKPFEVEAFLKKEIEKEQITTPKNMEEKVISLIGKQLYEAFFKDYTSKQWGKNPIDLPENIVSRIPIRNNYYESYYNKSFHGIPQISFSSMFEEMINNENIEIKLNCEYFENRKSFHQDSHVIYTGPIDRYFNYKFGKLEYRALEFKTEYKNVDDFQGTSVINYPESQYKYTRICEPKHFYRENWNEYVKNKTLIIKEIPLEDDGTNPFYPINNDKNNKIAEKYRKEGAKTNNVSFGGRLGEYKYFDMEDTIKSALTLFSEL from the coding sequence ATGAAGAAAAAAGAGTATTTAATTGTTGGAGCAGGTTTATTTGGTATCGTTTTAGCAGAACAGTTATCTAAAGCAGGTAATAAAGTAATAATAATAGATAAAAGACCTCATATCGGAGGTAATTGCTTTGATAAATATGATAAAGAAACAAATATTCTATATCACGTGTATGGACCTCATATCTTTCATATTGAAGATGAAAATATCTTAAATTATGTTAAAAAATTTACTAATTTTAATCACTATTTTCATCAAGTATTAACAACATACAAAGATAGAATATATCAAATGCCAATTAATTTAGAAACGATTAACAGTTTTTATGGATTGAATTTAAAACCTTTTGAAGTAGAAGCATTTTTAAAAAAAGAGATTGAAAAAGAACAAATTACAACTCCTAAAAATATGGAAGAGAAGGTTATTTCATTAATTGGGAAACAATTATATGAAGCTTTTTTTAAAGATTACACTTCAAAGCAATGGGGGAAAAATCCAATTGACCTACCTGAAAACATCGTGAGTAGAATTCCTATCAGAAATAATTACTATGAAAGTTACTATAACAAGTCATTTCATGGGATTCCACAAATTAGCTTTTCTTCAATGTTTGAAGAAATGATTAATAATGAAAATATCGAAATTAAATTAAATTGTGAATATTTTGAAAATCGAAAGTCATTCCATCAGGATTCTCATGTAATTTATACTGGCCCAATAGATCGATATTTCAATTATAAATTCGGTAAACTTGAGTATAGAGCTCTGGAGTTCAAAACAGAATACAAAAATGTTGATGATTTTCAGGGGACTAGTGTGATTAACTATCCAGAAAGTCAGTATAAGTATACTCGGATATGTGAACCAAAACATTTTTATAGAGAGAATTGGAATGAGTATGTAAAGAATAAAACTCTTATTATTAAGGAAATACCATTAGAAGATGATGGAACAAATCCCTTTTATCCGATAAATAATGATAAAAATAATAAAATTGCCGAAAAATATCGAAAAGAGGGTGCCAAAACTAATAATGTAAGTTTTGGAGGGAGATTGGGTGAATATAAATACTTTGATATGGAAGATACAATAAAATCTGCACTAACACTATTTTCTGAGTTATAA
- a CDS encoding ECF transporter S component, giving the protein MENSIEKVKNKNSFSIVISIIAISILLNLALSWFNNTIIKSPIFLDSIFTILSAMILGPIAGITVGALTNAGMEFIYGFSGYYCPFAACNMLTGLIIGIMSRRRLFDKSIYLTLAVLLLTLANALMGSFIAFFVFKGYTNVQLDLIIDALVNTGMSLSTASFWSRIPTNLIDKILSVYLAFIMYYFYRKKRGEPLPSIF; this is encoded by the coding sequence ATGGAAAATTCAATAGAAAAAGTCAAAAACAAAAATTCATTTTCTATAGTAATTTCTATAATAGCAATTTCGATTCTGCTGAACCTTGCTTTAAGCTGGTTTAATAATACAATAATAAAGTCACCCATTTTCCTGGACAGTATATTTACAATTCTCTCTGCTATGATATTGGGTCCGATTGCCGGAATTACCGTAGGTGCCCTGACAAATGCGGGTATGGAGTTCATATACGGTTTCAGCGGTTATTACTGTCCTTTTGCCGCCTGTAACATGCTCACTGGACTGATAATAGGAATCATGAGCCGCAGAAGACTCTTTGATAAAAGTATATACCTGACCCTGGCCGTTCTTCTGCTGACTCTTGCTAACGCCCTGATGGGTTCATTTATTGCTTTCTTTGTTTTCAAGGGCTATACGAATGTTCAATTAGATCTGATTATTGATGCTCTTGTAAATACAGGAATGTCTTTATCTACTGCATCATTCTGGTCAAGAATACCTACCAATCTGATAGATAAGATATTATCAGTTTATCTGGCATTCATCATGTATTATTTTTATAGGAAAAAAAGAGGAGAACCTCTACCGTCTATTTTTTAA
- a CDS encoding glycosyltransferase, translated as MKQTAGLTTLQHFTLSAKKGVPYDLYYRGSRILPSKNGIVIDRGGVLDLGTYFNLFSWDKWSLYTGLESLSLIVDVKGSCVVTIHSLDENAKVLEESVTTILSRGEFELEVPERLFAGKLAVQIEAKSPCMLISATWSSAKLPFKHSSRIAAVFCTFNRDEYLFENLNVLKDAGMDNLDVLIVDNASRIEQSKIAELGDGFHLFHNPNVGGSGGFTRGIMEALKSRENYSHVLLMDDDIRIEAETVRRSGVLLSCLKPEYDNHFLSGGMMQLDKPHMMFESTARWNGMRVKNYYRDLDLTELENLCSSDQDIKANNKYAAWWYCAIPLKKDTDTQLPFPFFIYGDDMDYSLKRASGFITMNGIAVWHEPFTKKFSPLFKSYFFCRNTLILNSLHHRKFSVLNSLVNAWSHFYVQIFVHDYRSASLALDAFDDFLEGAEYITALNEQELLKDKNMPTDFKKRSRDELKNTYRIPASFRRWYSPWYFLHGKLAVYSHDEVQAEIRSRNWKEIIILTLRFWKLNLSGLYRYYPASRSYRNLQRSTTFWQNRLDTAQGLQSV; from the coding sequence ATGAAACAAACGGCAGGTCTTACCACTTTACAGCATTTTACCCTCTCAGCCAAAAAGGGAGTCCCCTACGACTTATACTACCGGGGGTCAAGAATTCTTCCTTCTAAAAATGGAATTGTCATCGACAGGGGTGGAGTGCTGGATCTGGGTACCTACTTCAATCTTTTTTCATGGGATAAGTGGTCTCTATACACCGGTCTTGAATCCCTGAGTCTTATTGTGGATGTCAAGGGAAGCTGTGTTGTTACAATCCATTCTCTGGATGAGAATGCGAAGGTCCTTGAAGAGAGTGTTACAACTATTCTCAGCAGAGGAGAGTTTGAGCTTGAGGTTCCGGAGAGGTTGTTTGCCGGTAAGCTGGCGGTACAAATCGAGGCGAAGAGCCCCTGTATGCTTATCTCCGCAACCTGGTCTTCTGCAAAGCTCCCTTTTAAACACAGCTCCAGGATTGCAGCAGTGTTCTGCACTTTCAACAGAGACGAATACCTCTTTGAAAATCTTAATGTCCTGAAAGATGCAGGAATGGACAATCTTGATGTTCTGATTGTGGATAATGCTTCCAGGATAGAGCAGTCAAAGATTGCCGAACTTGGAGATGGTTTTCATCTGTTTCATAATCCCAATGTGGGAGGAAGCGGAGGTTTTACCAGAGGCATCATGGAGGCCCTGAAAAGCCGTGAGAATTACAGTCATGTCCTTTTAATGGATGATGACATCCGCATCGAGGCAGAAACTGTCAGACGAAGCGGGGTGCTCCTCTCCTGTCTTAAGCCTGAATATGATAATCACTTTCTTTCCGGCGGCATGATGCAGCTTGATAAGCCTCATATGATGTTTGAGTCAACGGCCCGCTGGAATGGGATGAGGGTTAAAAATTATTATAGAGATCTCGATCTCACAGAGTTAGAGAATCTCTGCAGCTCCGATCAGGATATCAAGGCCAATAATAAATATGCCGCCTGGTGGTATTGCGCCATCCCCTTGAAAAAGGATACGGACACTCAGCTCCCTTTCCCCTTTTTCATCTACGGGGACGATATGGACTACAGTCTCAAAAGAGCTTCAGGCTTTATCACAATGAATGGGATCGCCGTATGGCATGAGCCCTTCACCAAGAAGTTCTCTCCTCTGTTCAAGAGTTATTTTTTCTGTAGAAACACCCTGATTCTGAACTCTCTGCATCATAGGAAATTCTCAGTTCTCAATTCTCTGGTTAATGCCTGGTCCCATTTTTATGTGCAGATTTTTGTACACGACTACCGCTCGGCCTCTCTGGCACTGGATGCCTTTGATGATTTTCTGGAAGGGGCTGAGTATATAACAGCCTTGAATGAGCAGGAACTTTTAAAAGATAAGAACATGCCTACGGACTTCAAGAAAAGATCCAGGGATGAGCTTAAGAATACGTATAGAATTCCTGCCAGCTTCAGGCGATGGTACAGCCCCTGGTATTTCCTTCATGGGAAACTGGCGGTGTACAGCCATGATGAAGTACAGGCAGAGATACGCAGCAGAAACTGGAAAGAGATTATCATCCTGACTCTCAGGTTCTGGAAGCTGAACTTATCGGGCCTCTATCGCTATTATCCTGCCAGCAGAAGTTACCGCAATCTGCAGCGGAGCACGACATTCTGGCAGAACCGCCTGGATACGGCCCAGGGACTACAGAGTGTTTAA